From a region of the Fischerella sp. JS2 genome:
- a CDS encoding MIP/aquaporin family protein, with translation MKSLIKEFFLFRQEVLAEAIGTFTLVFAGTGAVMVNEVSKGAVTHVGISFVFGAVVAALIYSIGHLSGAHFNPAVTLAFWTSGFFPKRRVLPYILAQSIGAIAASATLRISLGKVGNLGATLPLNNNWLQSFVLETLLTFILMFVIFGSGLDRRAPIGFAGLAIGLTVGLEAMFMGPITGASMNPARSLGPALIAGIWQHHWVYWLAPILGTQLAVLIYSQLSNGFQDLRE, from the coding sequence ATAAAATCATTGATAAAAGAATTTTTTTTATTTAGACAAGAAGTATTAGCAGAAGCAATTGGCACCTTTACTTTAGTGTTTGCGGGTACAGGTGCAGTAATGGTGAACGAAGTCAGTAAAGGTGCTGTTACCCATGTAGGAATTAGTTTTGTATTTGGTGCAGTGGTAGCTGCTTTAATTTACTCCATTGGTCATCTTAGCGGCGCACACTTTAATCCAGCAGTAACACTGGCATTTTGGACTAGTGGTTTTTTTCCCAAACGGCGAGTTTTACCGTATATTTTGGCACAATCAATTGGAGCGATCGCAGCCTCAGCTACATTACGAATTAGCTTAGGGAAAGTTGGAAATTTGGGGGCAACTTTACCACTAAATAACAATTGGTTGCAATCTTTTGTCCTGGAAACACTTCTCACTTTCATTTTGATGTTTGTAATTTTTGGTTCCGGATTGGATCGCCGCGCACCAATTGGTTTTGCTGGGTTAGCAATTGGTCTAACTGTAGGATTGGAAGCTATGTTTATGGGGCCAATTACTGGTGCAAGTATGAATCCGGCGCGTTCATTAGGTCCGGCGTTGATCGCAGGTATTTGGCAACATCACTGGGTTTATTGGTTAGCACCTAT